A region of the Leptospira venezuelensis genome:
TTTCCATGCAAGATTTCCTTTCGAATTATCCGGAGGGCAAAGACAAAGGGTGGCTTTAGCAAGAGCCTTGGCAATCGAACCTAAATTTTTACTTTTGGACGAACCTTTCGGAGCCTTGGATGCAAAAGTAAGAAAGGAATTACGCACCTGGCTGAGAAGACTTCATGATGAGATCCATATTACAAGCGTGTTTGTAACTCATGACCAGGAAGAAGCATTAGAAGTTAGCGATTCCATAGTCATCTTAAGATCCGGAAAGATAGAACAGATAGGCACTCCCGACGAAGTTTATAATAAACCTAAAACACCTTTCGTTTTCCACTTTTTAGGAGATGTAAACCTATTCCACGGAAGGATCCACGAAGGAACCGCAAAGATAGGCGATATAGATGTAGCGACTCCAGAACATTCGGACGTGGTGGACAAAGAAGGAGTCGCCTACGTTAGGCCCTATGATGTGGAAATTTCCAGAACTTCTACCCAAGGGATTCCTGCGGAGATCCAATATATTCATTCTACAGGTAGAAATGTAAGAATAGAATTAAAACGTTTGGATTCCGGAACTTTAATTGAATCCTTATTGGACCAATCAAGTTTTAAAGAATTAAATCTATTACCAGGTGAAACAGTTTATCTCAGGATCAAAAAAGCAAAAGTATATGTAGAATATATGGAAGATTTTTCGATCTAGTCGGAATTTTTCGGACTTTGGAGTAAAATCTATGTCTGAAAAGGTCCTAAGAGGGAATAGCTTAAAAACAAAGTTAAGAACTATTTCCCTTAGGAGAGATTTTTCATGATAACACCTTTTTCTGTCCGGGAGACTAAACTAACCGGGACCGAAAGAAGGATCTCTCTCAGGCATCTGGTTTTTCCTTTTTTTCTCCTTTCACTTTATTGTTTTACTCCGTCTTCCAAAGAGCAGGCTACTCCAGCCAGGGCGATTCCGGAGGCGGAGTTAAAACATTTTCCATCTTTTTTGGAAAAATACAATTTAGCCCTGGTTTCTCCCGAAAACTTTCCTGAAAGTATAGAAGATGATCTAAAGGAGATCCTACTCAGATCCGAAAGAGCAAGTATCGTAGATAGAAAAAAAACGGCAGATGCTCTAAACGAACTTTCATTACAACAAACCGGAATTACAGATAAGAATAACTCCCTTCGTTTAGGGAAAATTCTATCCGTTCAAAAACTGATCTACCTAAAAGAACAGAACGGAAGATATTCTCTGGAATTATTAGATATAGAAACATCAAAATCTGAATTCCTACGCAGTTTTAAACGAGAAGGCTCCGAAAAAGTTTTTAATGAACTCACGGGTTACCTTACCCAAAACCTTTTATTAAAAAATTTAAACGGGTTAAAACCGAAAAATAAAAATATCAAAATCGAATTAAGTTCTTCAAAGTCCAATTACCATACGAACGAACCAGTTCAATTTACAGTTCGTAGTTCTGAAGATTGTTATATTTATTTAATACTTTTACAAAGTGACGGAGAAACTCTACTCCTGTTCCCGAATTCATATAATTCTAATAATTTCCTCAGATCAAATACAGATCTCTTGGTTCCTGATGGAAAAACCGGTTATATTCTCGCCGCAGGAGAACCTTACGGAAAAGATTCGATTAAAGTAATCGCGAGCAAGTCTCAACTAAATCTTTTTCAAACAAAACCTTATGGAGATTCTCCTTTTGGAAAGATTGAAAGGCCATTTGAATCCGTTAGTCGCGGTATTAAACTAATCCAAACAAATGTCGCGGATGGGGAATGGAATATAGCCGAAACGGAGATAATTACGAAAGAAAATTAGGGACTGAAACTTTCCGAAAGAGACTCGGGTCCATAAAGAAGTAAACAATAGGAGCGATAAAATGTTTAAGAAAATTCTAATGCTCTTCTTAACCTTCTTGAGTGTAACACTTACACAAGCCTGTATAACGATTGAACCGGGTAAAGCTGGGTTGATATTCGACGCATTTGGGGAGGGACTTCAAAAAGATGTCCTAACTGCGGGAACTTACAATTTTAACCCATTTACAAAAACAATTATCGAATATAATTTACAGTGGGAACCATATAAGGAAAAAATAGATGTAATCACACGAGATGATCTTCAAATCGATGTGGTTGCGTCCATCACGATTCGTCCTCTACCTTCTCAATTAGTAAGTTTACATAATGAAGTCGGAACAAGTTATTATGCTCATGTGGTTCGACAAGATTTCAGAACTTCCGTAAGGAATGCATTCACAAACTATCCGATGATCCAAATCTCCAAAAACAATCAAAAGATCGTTTCGGAGATAAAAGACATGATGGTAGACAAGCTCAGCTCTCGCCATATAGAGATTAATAACGTAAATATCGACGATATCTCATTTAGCTCTCAGATCATGGATGCGATCCAGAAAAAACTCACAAAAGAGCAAGAATTGGAAACGATGAAATTCGAAATCGCAATCCAGAAAAAGGATAATGAGATCGCAAGGATGAATGCACAAAGAGATGCTGAAATCATCGCTATTAAAGCAAAAGCGGACTCGGATGCTATAAAGATCATAAACGAATCCCTTTCACAAAAATACATCCAATACAAAGCATACGATAATCCTCAGAATAAATTGATCTTCGTGCCTTTGGGAAAAGACGGTCTCCCTGTTTCCGTAAGAATGAATTTCAACGACTCTATGTCGGATGAAACTCATAAACCTGCACCAAGTTCCCATAAAAAAGGAACGATAAGTTCGAACGGTAATTAAACCCTAAGGATAAAAGTACATCCATGAGGATCTTTCTAATTATAGTATGTTCGGTTCTAAGTTTTGGGCTGATTGCGGACGAATTAAAATTTCATCCAAGCTGGAAAGAATCCTCAGGGGTTATCACCTTTACTGACCTAGGAGATGGAAGAATTGCAAGTGCCCTAGAAAACAAAACAATTCTTGTGTGGAGTCTATCCGATCGAAAATATAAAGTTTTCTCTTCCAATACCTCCATCGTTTCCACTATTGCTCACTCTCCTAAATCGGGAAGATTGGTATACCAGTCCGATGAGAGTAGAATTAAGATACTTTCTGCAAATCTCGAGACCTGGGCAGATTTTCCGGATTCATTAGCCTCCGTTTCTTCTTTCGATTTTTCTCCGGACGGACTGAGTCTAGCTTCTGGAGATGAGAATGGAAAAGTAAGAATACGCGATACTAAAGGAAAACCTAAATCCTATTTTTACGCGCATAATGATCCTGTTACCGCAGTACAATTTACTCCAGATGGAAAATACATAATCACATCCAGCGAAGACGGCCAAAGTATATTATGGACGAGAGAAGGAACAAAGATTAAAATTCTAGAAACTAGACAGAGTCCCATTTTATGCGCTAAAATTTCCCCAGATGGAACGAAACTTATCTCTGGAGGAGATGATGGAAAAATAAAAGAAATTGATATACTAACAGGAAAAATCAGTGATTTGGGAAGGCATACATCTTCCGTTCGTTCTTTATCATATTCAAAAAATGGAAAATATATTTTAAGCGCTTCGGAAGATCTTACCGCTAAGATCTGGGATTCCAAAGGTAATCTTAAGAACACTTTTACAGGACATTCGGATACTGTGAACAAGGCATTATTCATTAACGACGAAAAACAAGTTTTGACTGGAAGTGACGACGGAACTCATAAAATATTCGACCTAAATGGAAAGGAACTTGCGAATATAGTTTTAACTGATAAAGGTAAGGTAGTTTTTGATCCGAAAGGAAGATTCGATTACGATTCAGAAACCTTAGAAAGTTATTTTTATTTCAATTCCGAAGAAGAAGAATTACACTTTGGAGCAGAGACTTTCTATAATATTTTCTTTTCTCCCGGCCTGATCCATAAAATTTTCAAAGGTGATTCGGAAAATCAAGCAAGCGTATCAGATCTCTTACATACTTCTCCTCCGCCAAAAATAGAACTTGAGTTAGTTCCATCCGAGGACAAAAAATCAGTCTTTTTAAATGTGAAAGTCTGCGACGAAGGAGGTGGGATCGGTGATTTGAATCTATATCATAACGATTCCTTAATTCTATCCGAAACATCAAGATCAGTACGTATAGTTTCTCAAGACCATTGTATTCGCAAAACATATACTCCCGAACTTTCTCCCGGAGAGAATCATTTCAGAATCTCCGGTTCCAGTAAAGCCGGCCTATTAAGTTATTCCAAAGTACATTCCTTTTATAAACCGTTTTCTTCGGAAAGATTACCCAAATTACATTTAATCCTTTTAGCGGTTGACGATTACCAAGGAAAACAAATGGATCTGAAATATGCGGTTAAAGATGCGATCGCAGTTTCTTCTTCTCCTGCATTCAAAAAACAAAATATATTTTCTTCGACAGAAACGTATTCTGCCTATGATCGTGAGGCGGACAAAAAAGGGATCCTGTCAACCTTTCAAGAAGTTTCAGAGAAAGCGAATCCTGAAGACTTAGTTTTTATATTTATTGCGGGGCACGGGACCAATAAGAACGAAAAATTCTATTTTCTCACTTCTGGCTTCGATCCAGAGAATCCTGATCTAGAAAAGTCAGGATTCAGTCAGGAGGAATTCGTTTTAGCAGTTTCTAAAATTAAAGCGACTCGCAAACTTTTGATGTTTGATACCTGCGATTCAGGAGGAGAATGGACTACTCAATTTAA
Encoded here:
- a CDS encoding caspase family protein; translated protein: MRIFLIIVCSVLSFGLIADELKFHPSWKESSGVITFTDLGDGRIASALENKTILVWSLSDRKYKVFSSNTSIVSTIAHSPKSGRLVYQSDESRIKILSANLETWADFPDSLASVSSFDFSPDGLSLASGDENGKVRIRDTKGKPKSYFYAHNDPVTAVQFTPDGKYIITSSEDGQSILWTREGTKIKILETRQSPILCAKISPDGTKLISGGDDGKIKEIDILTGKISDLGRHTSSVRSLSYSKNGKYILSASEDLTAKIWDSKGNLKNTFTGHSDTVNKALFINDEKQVLTGSDDGTHKIFDLNGKELANIVLTDKGKVVFDPKGRFDYDSETLESYFYFNSEEEELHFGAETFYNIFFSPGLIHKIFKGDSENQASVSDLLHTSPPPKIELELVPSEDKKSVFLNVKVCDEGGGIGDLNLYHNDSLILSETSRSVRIVSQDHCIRKTYTPELSPGENHFRISGSSKAGLLSYSKVHSFYKPFSSERLPKLHLILLAVDDYQGKQMDLKYAVKDAIAVSSSPAFKKQNIFSSTETYSAYDREADKKGILSTFQEVSEKANPEDLVFIFIAGHGTNKNEKFYFLTSGFDPENPDLEKSGFSQEEFVLAVSKIKATRKLLMFDTCDSGGEWTTQFKELGNLAKSAGLYVMSSTSEKEEAYESSALEHGVFTTAVLEGLQGKALTNGKITASSLIAYINLRVPEIAKSIVKKEQYPYSSQRGRDFVISE
- a CDS encoding sulfate/molybdate ABC transporter ATP-binding protein, translated to MSIEIRNVSKRFGKFQALDHVDLTIPDGNLVALLGPSGSGKTTLLRIIAGLDTPDEGEVLFNGEKSKSKSSKDRGVGFVFQHYALFRHMTIFENIAFGLKVRPRSTRPSKVEIQEKVFQLLKLVQLENFHARFPFELSGGQRQRVALARALAIEPKFLLLDEPFGALDAKVRKELRTWLRRLHDEIHITSVFVTHDQEEALEVSDSIVILRSGKIEQIGTPDEVYNKPKTPFVFHFLGDVNLFHGRIHEGTAKIGDIDVATPEHSDVVDKEGVAYVRPYDVEISRTSTQGIPAEIQYIHSTGRNVRIELKRLDSGTLIESLLDQSSFKELNLLPGETVYLRIKKAKVYVEYMEDFSI
- a CDS encoding DUF4384 domain-containing protein, translating into MITPFSVRETKLTGTERRISLRHLVFPFFLLSLYCFTPSSKEQATPARAIPEAELKHFPSFLEKYNLALVSPENFPESIEDDLKEILLRSERASIVDRKKTADALNELSLQQTGITDKNNSLRLGKILSVQKLIYLKEQNGRYSLELLDIETSKSEFLRSFKREGSEKVFNELTGYLTQNLLLKNLNGLKPKNKNIKIELSSSKSNYHTNEPVQFTVRSSEDCYIYLILLQSDGETLLLFPNSYNSNNFLRSNTDLLVPDGKTGYILAAGEPYGKDSIKVIASKSQLNLFQTKPYGDSPFGKIERPFESVSRGIKLIQTNVADGEWNIAETEIITKEN
- a CDS encoding prohibitin family protein, with protein sequence MFKKILMLFLTFLSVTLTQACITIEPGKAGLIFDAFGEGLQKDVLTAGTYNFNPFTKTIIEYNLQWEPYKEKIDVITRDDLQIDVVASITIRPLPSQLVSLHNEVGTSYYAHVVRQDFRTSVRNAFTNYPMIQISKNNQKIVSEIKDMMVDKLSSRHIEINNVNIDDISFSSQIMDAIQKKLTKEQELETMKFEIAIQKKDNEIARMNAQRDAEIIAIKAKADSDAIKIINESLSQKYIQYKAYDNPQNKLIFVPLGKDGLPVSVRMNFNDSMSDETHKPAPSSHKKGTISSNGN